DNA sequence from the Strigops habroptila isolate Jane chromosome 4, bStrHab1.2.pri, whole genome shotgun sequence genome:
ATCAGAAGTTCTCTGCTGATAAATAGGGGCTATTGCTCTATTAGTGGGTGATATGGTCCAGGTGGtgcatccctgcccacggcagggggctggaactagatgatcttaaggtcctttctgacccaaaccattctgtgattctgctaTAAGCAGAGTCCCAGATGTTTTCTTGGGGTTTCCTGTGGTTCTGGTAATATGACAGTggaaaccatttaaaaaaccccaaatatccCAAAGCCATCTGACAAATCACAAGACACGCATCAGTGTGGACAAAGTGACAGTGTGTGCTTCAAAAAATGCACACAGGAAGCTCAGTATAGGCTGGAGCACTGTTCTGCTTCTGGggtcagtttaaagccattccccccctgtcctgtcactacaggcccttgtaaaaagtctcaCTCCAGATTTCTCGTAGGCCCCtttagatattggaaggctTTTATAAGGCtgcctttttcctctgtcagtGACAGCCAACCTACTTGCACATTTAATTACTCTCTTCTGACAATTCTCAGGTCCTTTTAGACCTGTTTGGACTCCTGAATCTCTGTGGTACTCAGAGAAATACAGCCCTGCTACAGCTCTTGAAAGGGCTTATTTGACCTCTCTGAATCCTATATAAATCATAGGATTCAGCATGGGAATCACCAGAGCATAAATGGAGCGATGATCTTGCGCTCCATAGAGAACTGTGAAGTGGGTGGTAAGTACATGAAGAAGCCTGTTCCATAAAACATGGTGGCAGGAGTCAGGTGGGAAGTAGAGGTGGAGAAGgctttccatttgcttttggACTTAATCTTGTAGACGGCAACTTTGATGCAGATGTAGGAGATGAGAATGAGGAGGATGGTTGAGGTGATGAGCACAGCCACATAGGTGGTCCATGATGTATGTGTTGGAGCAGGAGAGCTTCAGGATGAGGAGCACAGCATAGAAATGACAGCACAGGAACTGGCCCAGAGACCTGCTGTAGGCATCGAGGATTTTAGCCCCACAGCTGGACACTGGCATCACCTTGTCTGGTCAATAAGCTTGTGAGAGGCAGCTACAGACACTCAGAGAGCCCTGTGGTCCCCAAAGGTCCCTGGGATGCTCTGCTAgcctgggatggggctggagcatcAGGGACACTGTGTGCTGGCGTTGGAGGGAGCTGCTATCAGGAAAGGCTTGGAGAACAGGTGAAGTTTAGCCAAAGGACCTGTCCTGCAGGGTGGCGGAAGGGGCTGgccagagcagggctgaggagGATCTCTAGGAGCAGCAACCACTTTGCACAGGCTTCTCCTCTCGGCCAGGTCCCCCTGCTGGGACAGCACAGCTTCCCCAGTGCCCCTGAGCCCAccttccctttcccatcccCAACAGACCCTGCTGCCCCTCTAGCAGGGTTTAGTCCACTTGCATGGCCCTTTGGAGAACCACAAACATGTTTGTTTACAAGAACAGAGGGCTCATGGAGAGCAGGAGCCGTGGGAAGCCTGGCCCTGCCTCTCCGCACCATGGCAGCTGTATTCAGTGGGAGAGCTCTCCGGGGATGAGGACACCTTCCTTCGCCGCTGGCGAATCTTCTCCAGCACCACACGAAGGGTGTTGCCAGTCgatgctgctgcagtgtccTGGGCATCCTGGGCTGGGCATGGTTGGCATGAGCATACATGCCTGGTGACAGGggcactgcagtgctgctgcaaggatgggctgtgctggctggggaTGCCTTCTGGGCCACAGGGGTTTGAGGTTGGAGCCATCTCAGGTGGGCTTCCCTGTGAGAGACCATCGGGAGTCCATCTGCTTTGCCTGTCTGTGCTCCTGGAGGTGCCCTGGGACCATGTCCCACAGCCTAGGGAGCTCTCGGAGCTGCCAGGGCTCTGCCTCCTCGAGGACCACCACTTCTGCCTGTCCTGGCTTGCTTCATTACCCCGGGGCTTGGATGGTgtgctcccttccctgctggtgctgcttgTGGTGTTCTCCAGAGGGGCTATCCCGCTTGGGAAGCTGCTATCAGCAGGTCTGGCTTGTTCCTTGCAGCAGCCACAATGGCTCTGTGGGGCTCCTGGGGATGGTGCCATGAAGCCTTCATGGGTTGACCACGCGTGCGCTCCTTGTCCTGGCTCTGGCTTGGTGTCCATAGCAGGGAATGCTGGGATAAGGCTTGGGGACACAAGGATGGATGCTTGCCCTGCCGAGTCCTTCACCATCCTGCAGAGTGTCCTTGGTGCATCCTTGGTGGCTGTGCCCATCTCAttcccagagctgcagaatGTGCTGGGCAGTGTCCTGGCCTCCAGGGATGCCTGGCTGCTTTCATCCCCAGGAATAGGGCTGTAGGAGGGGACGCAGTCCAGGCAGGAGCATGGTGTCATGGGGACCATAGCGCAGGCGAGGGATGCCTGAACTTGCTGCTGCATGACCCATTCCTTCTGGATGAGCTGCTTCGCTTTTGGCAGAGGGGCAGGGTCCTTGAGTGGCCAAAGGTGCCTAGCCCCAGCCTGCCTCAGTTTGGCCAGTGAGCGATGCAACATGCTCGTGGACCTCTGTACTGCCATGGGGAACATCTGGAGTTTTATCTCCAGGCATTTTCTTGCTGTATGTGTCCAGAGTTTGCTGTGGACCTTctggctcagctccagccttgCGATGCTGATAGGTGCTGTAGCACAGGACCAGCTCCTGTCCTCAGTGTGGGCTTGGACTCTGCCTCGTGTGGGGACATTAATCTGACAGCCAACATCTTTCTTCAGTAGGATGGAAGCTGGTCCTGCTTCTGGTCCTGCTGCCCCATTATCCAGGCTGGGAAGGGTAGGGGAAGCTAAACCAAAAGGCCACAGGCACTCCTTGTCCCATGGTGGCAAACCCCTGCCCAGGTGAAGGAGGCTCTTCCTCAGTGCATCCTCCTCTGGTGCTTGGATGGCTGGTTTCTCCTCAGAGCTGTGTGTGCTCTGTGGCTCCTGCTGTCCTGCTTTGTGCTGTCCCACTGCGCTGGCATTGCCTAGGGCCCTGGGCTCCCCCACTCTATTCTCCTTTGGCAGCTTTGGGTCTAGGGGACCGAGCAGCGGTGGAGGGCACAGCATCAGTAGTGCCAGGGACTCCTCAGTGGGGTTGGGGTCTCCCCACAGCCTCCGCACTTCCTTCTCCTTGATGGTATCCACAATAGCGTTTGCCTTGGCCTGCATCGAGGGGCACAGCTCGTGCCGCAGCAAGGGCTGGCTTTGTCCTGGCAGGATGAGCTTTGGCAGGACACGGCggcagccctgctgctgtgctgcttgctcCTGGGACTGCTGCACTGGCATGGGCAGGGCCCCCAGCCGTATCTCCAGAGCTTTCCCAGCTACGTGCATCTTCAGGGCTGAAGAGACTCTGCCAGCACACATGGGTTCGAGGAAGCAGACAGACCTCACCTCCACAGGGGCTCCTCCATCTCGAGTCAGGAGTGTTGCTGTCAGGCTCTCGGGGGGACTGACGCTCTCGGGGTAATTGGGagagccacagcagctcagctggtcctgctccaccagctcctccaggtCCTGCCATAGCGCTTGCCATGTGCCAGCATCCAGAGCGGCTGCAGGTCCTCTCCTAGCCCATGCTgacagcaccagctcctgcagctcctgggcagcCTTGATGCAGTCGGTGCAGCCAGGAGTGCAGCGCCAGGGCCCGCACAGGGGGGACGCAGCATTATCTGCAAGCCAGGGGGCAGTTCCTGAGTGTGGGACCATATACCCAGCCTGCTCCACATCTGGCTGGGCTCCTCTGAGGGGACCCGTAGGGGACTTACATGGCTCTGCTGTTCCATATCTCCGCCTCCATCTCCACTGTTGCTGGCCCCAGCCATCACCCTGTGGGCACAGCAGTGTGGCACAGTCACCCTCCTGGGGCCAGCCACTACCAGCGCTGGAACCAAGTGGGTGCCATGGCCACAAGCGACTCCACAGGCGATGGCTGATGGCGAGCAGGATGGCCCCAGCAGCCAGGATCAGGATGCTGAGGCCCAGAAGAAAGCTGTTGCTGCTCATGTGCAGGGACCATGACGACCACATTGGGAGCTGTGGAATAGTGGCATGTGTTGCCGTGAAGTCAGAGCCCGCTGCTGAGAACAGCCAAGTGATGTCACAGCCCGCATCATTCCAGtgctcagccctgctgtggGTACCAGGCCAGCAGCGcagccacccagagcaggaCCCTTGGGGCTTTGGGCATCCTGCTGATGCTGATTCTTGAGCCCTAAATACCCTTGTGCAGATACGGGTCTTGAAACTGGAAGGAAATCATGGGTTGAAGAGGATGGCCATCTTTGTGCTCAGCATCTCCTCATGTGTGACTCCCCTGAGACACCTCAGGTTTGATGTCTCCTCTTAGCAGAACGGTAAGAAAAACATAGCCTTAACATCTAGTGTGGCCATCCAAGGGTGGGTGGCAGCCTGTATTGCTGTCACGATGGAGGTTGTGCTCAGGATGGCAGTTGTCAGTGGTAGAGTATTACTGTTCAGTTTCCTGTAATCAGTTTGTAGAATCCTAGATTGGTATGAGTTGGAAGtgcccttaaagctcatccagttccaacgccctgccacaggcagggacaccttccactagagcaggttgctccaatctc
Encoded proteins:
- the LOC115607757 gene encoding uncharacterized protein LOC115607757; translated protein: MVPHSGTAPWLADNAASPLCGPWRCTPGCTDCIKAAQELQELVLSAWARRGPAAALDAGTWQALWQDLEELVEQDQLSCCGSPNYPESVSPPESLTATLLTRDGGAPVEVRSVCFLEPMCAGRVSSALKMHVAGKALEIRLGALPMPVQQSQEQAAQQQGCRRVLPKLILPGQSQPLLRHELCPSMQAKANAIVDTIKEKEVRRLWGDPNPTEESLALLMLCPPPLLGPLDPKLPKENRVGEPRALGNASAVGQHKAGQQEPQSTHSSEEKPAIQAPEEDALRKSLLHLGRGLPPWDKECLWPFGLASPTLPSLDNGAAGPEAGPASILLKKDVGCQINVPTRGRVQAHTEDRSWSCATAPISIARLELSQKVHSKLWTHTARKCLEIKLQMFPMAVQRSTSMLHRSLAKLRQAGARHLWPLKDPAPLPKAKQLIQKEWVMQQQVQASLACAMVPMTPCSCLDCVPSYSPIPGDESSQASLEARTLPSTFCSSGNEMGTATKDAPRTLCRMVKDSAGQASILVSPSLIPAFPAMDTKPEPGQGAHAWSTHEGFMAPSPGAPQSHCGCCKEQARPADSSFPSGIAPLENTTSSTSREGSTPSKPRGNEASQDRQKWWSSRRQSPGSSESSLGCGTWSQGTSRSTDRQSRWTPDGLSQGSPPEMAPTSNPCGPEGIPSQHSPAQDAQDTAAASTGNTLRVVLEKIRQRRRKVSSSPESSPTEYSCHGAERQGQASHGSCSP